GCCCTGCAGTACGGTCACGGCATCGGCCTGAACATCTGGGAGAAGCCCATCTTCAGCCGCCTCGTGTCGTTCGACCATCCGGAAGTGATCGAGGAGGGGATGGTCTTCGCGCTCGAGACGTTCTGGCCGGCGAGCGACGGCTGGTCCGCGGCCCGGATCGAGGAGGAGGTCGTCGTCACGAGCGACGGTTGCGAGATCATCTCGCGCTTCCCCGCCGAGCAGCTCATGGTCACCGGTCCCAGGTACTACAGCACCGCGGGGCCGCTCCCCACGGTCAGGGACACCCAGTCGGCGCTCAACAACCCGAGGGTGGCCCCGCGCCTGCCGGCCGCGGACGCCGGTGCGGCGGGCGCCGGCGGCGCCGAGGGATGACCGGGTCGGCGGAGGCGGGTGAGCCGGAGCATGGCTAAGGACGTCATCATGCCTGCCCTGGGCATGGCGCAGGAGAGCGGCGTCCTCGTGAAGTGGCTCGTGGCCGAAGGCGCGAGCGTCAGCGAGGGCGACCCGCTCATGGAGGTCGAGACCGACAAGGCGATCGTCGAGGTACCGGCGACCGCCTCCGGGGTCCTCTCGTCCGTCGCCCACCGCGAGGGGGCCGAGGTCAAGATCGGCACGGTGCTGGCCGTGCTCCTGGCGCCGGGAGAGGAGGCGGGTGGCCCGTCACGAACGCCGAGCACGCCGCGCCCCTCCGCCGGGCTGGCCGCAGCGGTGGCAGCCCCCGCCGTCGCCACTTCACACGCCGTGGCGCTTACGCCGCCGCCCCTTCCCGCGCCGAGGGAAGCCAGCGGGCCTGGGGCGAGCGGCGGACGTCCGCTCGGCTCGCCGAAGGCCAAGCGGCTCGCCCGCCAGCGCGGCATCGCGTTGGAGGGGGTCGTCGGCACCGGCCCCGGCGGCGCGGTCAGGGCGGTGGACCTGGGCCTGCGCGCGCAGGCCGCGGCCGCGGGTATGCCGCGCACCTCAGCGGCATCCGCCCTCGACCCGCGCACGCACGCCGCGACCGCGGTTCCGGTGCCGGAGGCCGTACACGCCGTCGTCCCTGCCCCCGTCACCGCGGCGGCGGTGCGCCGGTCGACCGAGGCGGCCGCCCTCGCGAGCGGCACGGCGTGGTGTCAGACGAGGCTCGATGCCGCGCGACTCATGGAGTTCCTCGAGAGAGCCAACTCTTCCGGGGCGCATGCCAAGCTCGGGACCGCATGGCCCGAGAGGATCGTGGCTGCCGACGTGTTGGTCAAGGCCCTCGTCGGTGCCTTGAGTCGCTCTGCTGGCCCGGACGCCGGAGCTTCGGCGGGCGGCGTCACGATCAACGTCTACTCCGCCACCGGGGAGGGGCGCGGCGTGGCCATCG
The Trueperaceae bacterium genome window above contains:
- a CDS encoding E3 binding domain-containing protein, whose translation is MAKDVIMPALGMAQESGVLVKWLVAEGASVSEGDPLMEVETDKAIVEVPATASGVLSSVAHREGAEVKIGTVLAVLLAPGEEAGGPSRTPSTPRPSAGLAAAVAAPAVATSHAVALTPPPLPAPREASGPGASGGRPLGSPKAKRLARQRGIALEGVVGTGPGGAVRAVDLGLRAQAAAAGMPRTSAASALDPRTHAATAVPVPEAVHAVVPAPVTAAAVRRSTEAAALASGTAWCQTRLDAARLMEFLERANSSGAHAKLGTAWPERIVAADVLVKALVGALSRSAGPDAGASAGGVTINVYSATGEGRGVAIGATQTRSVLDVSLAREGAEPASAGDGRRRDEATPPIVVDDRSAQAFEQSSGTTLPAGVLLRLTLGPIAGPGSGPGGPDGGRREASLRLDYDSLALGDPKAAAIFSHLGRVLEDPFSLAVYG